From one Nothobranchius furzeri strain GRZ-AD chromosome 2, NfurGRZ-RIMD1, whole genome shotgun sequence genomic stretch:
- the LOC107376785 gene encoding gastrula zinc finger protein XlCGF57.1: protein MDTDIQQVVLVKKETSEKQSAGVDQRDQEHLHIKEEQEELWTSLEEDRFHLKDENNAAWFSFTTVSIKSEDDEDKPMFTQLLQQQIEDRDGPTSNSADQMTAETGGGAEASRNRDLNPHDQSSNSSETEVSGDDGDVDDLNLNTELSDSGPETGDRDNDWSENRSSESDLKPVNKSFSCPECGEQFLHKWSLQKHVTSHSTARSSGCVVNKKCIIIKQHIDKCRKVQTKPKSFSCDDCGKRFGTKSILNRHMSVHTGQKPFACELCGRRFSRKTHLNRHMQVHAGQKPLACELCGQEFKEKTDLNEHMRVHTGQKPFACELCGQLFNSKASLNRHIRVHTGQKPFACELCGHLFNSKAYLNRHIRVHTGQKPFACELCEHKFRQKANLNAHMRVHTGQRPFVCELCGQKFRQKTNLNEHMRVHTGQKPFGCELCEQRFNSKPNLNRHMRVHTGQKPFACELCGQRFSQKTNLNTHMGVHTGQRPFTCELCGQKFSHSSSLNSHMRVHTGQKPFACELCGQRFSYKRGLNSHLRVHTGNKPLALELC from the exons ATGGATAcag ATATTCAGCAGGTGGTGCTAGTTAAAAAAGAAACTTCTGAaaaacagagtgctggtgtggaccaacGGGACcaagaacacctccacataaaggaggaacaagaggaactctggaccagtctggaggaaGATCGTTTCCATTTGAAGGACGAGAATAATGCTGCCTGGTTTTCATTCACtactgtttctataaagagtgaagaTGATGAAGATAAACCTATGTTCACACAGCTTcttcagcagcaaatagaagaccgAGATGGTCCAACCAGcaactcagctgaccagatgacagcagaaactggtggaggagcagaagctagcAGGAACCgtgatctgaaccctcatgaccAGTCATccaattcttcagagactgaagttagtggagatgatggagATGTTGATGATTTGAATTTAAacactgagctgtcagactcGGGGCCTGAAACTGGGGACAGAGACAATGACTGGAGTGAgaacaggtcttctgagtcagatcttAAGCCTGTCAACAAATCctttagctgccctgagtgtggtGAACAATttctccacaagtggtctctccagaaacacgtGACAAGTCATTCAACAGCAAGGTCTTCAGGTTGTGTGGTTAATAAGAAATGTATCATAATAAAGCAACATATAGACAAGTGCAGGAAAGTCCagacaaaaccaaaatcatttagttgtgacgaTTGTGGAAAAAGATTTGGGACAAAGTCaattttaaacagacacatgagtgtccacacaggacagaaaccttttgcctgtgagctctgtggaagaagatttagccgaaagacacatttaaaccgaCACATGCAAGTCCACGCAGGCCAGAAGCCTTTGGCCTGTGAATTGTGTGGACAAGAATTTAAAGAAAAGACAGATTTAAatgaacacatgagagtccacacaggccagaaaccttttgcctgtgagctctgtggacaactaTTTAATTCAAAGGCATCTTTAAACCGACAtataagagtccacacaggacagaagccttttgcctgtgagctctgtggacatctATTTAATTCAAAGGCATATTTAAACCGACAtataagagtccacacaggacagaagccttttgcttgtgaactctgtgaacacaaatttagacaaaaggcaaatttaaacgCTCACAtgcgagtccacacaggacaaaggccttttgtttgtgaactctgtggacaaaaatttagacaaaagacaaatttaaatgaACATAtgcgagtccacacaggacagaaaccatttggctgtgagctctgtgaacaaagatttaatTCAAAGCCAAATTTAAaccgacacatgagagtccacacaggacaaaaaccttttgcttgtgagctctgtggacaaaggtttagccaaaagacaaatttaaacactcacatgggagtccacacaggacaaaggccttttacttgtgagctctgtggacaaaaatttagccATAGTTCTAgcctaaacagtcacatgagagtccatacaggacagaaaccatttgcctgcgaactctgtggacaaagatttagctatAAGAGAGGTTTAAATAGTCatttgagagtccacacaggaaacAAGCCTTTAGCCTTGGAACTTTGTTGA